A region of the Ailuropoda melanoleuca isolate Jingjing unplaced genomic scaffold, ASM200744v2 unplaced-scaffold2003, whole genome shotgun sequence genome:
TAGTGTGAGTGGGCCCCAGGAGGGGgagggtgctggggtgggggcgggggtcccCCACTTCACATGCACTCACAACACTGGTCTCCCAAAGAGCAGAAATGGGGGAAGCCAGGCCAGGCCAAATCCCCCTCCCTCCTGGATTATAGGAGGAAAGGGTTAGTGTTGGGGGCCGGGGGGCCTGGGGGCATCATGGGGGGCAGGCCAGGGCCCCCACCCAGAGGAGAGATGTATGTCGGCGGTGCTCCAGGGACCGGGGGCACAGGGCTGAGCCGGAGCTGGTTCAGGGTGAGCGTCGCAGGGGGTGCGGGCTGGAAGGGGTTGGTGACGGAGGGGCCGGTGGTTGGGGCTCCtacaggagagaaaggagaggagacatGTAGAGCAGAGTCAGGGGTCTACCTGGGGAGAAGGTCAGCGGGCAGGACCAGCCTGGGAGGCCCACACTCACCGCTTGGCAGGAAGGGGTTGGAGGCCTTGGCTCCTGGCGGTGTGGGGCCCGGCCGGCTCACCAGCGAGTCCAGGTCGACGAGGGCTGCATTAGGCCCCAGGAATGACTCTGGTGTCTTCCG
Encoded here:
- the LOC117797955 gene encoding epsin-1-like, producing the protein MSGVGGSLAEAVGSPPPTVAPTPPPPTRKTPESFLGPNAALVDLDSLVSRPGPTPPGAKASNPFLPSGAPTTGPSVTNPFQPAPPATLTLNQLRLSPVPPVPGAPPTYISPLGGGPGLPPMMPPGPPAPNTNPFLL